A portion of the Pseudoalteromonas luteoviolacea genome contains these proteins:
- the aroE gene encoding shikimate dehydrogenase yields MDKYAVFGNPIKHSKSPEIHAQFASELNEQIDYTAILAPVDGFVSSINAFFADGGLGANVTLPFKEEAFNYADLLTERAKLAGAVNTLKRQDDGTVLGDNTDGAGLVSDLLRHQVQLQDAVILLLGAGGAARGCIYPLLQAGVKYIVVANRTVSKAQQLAKLFAPYGEVTAVALNEIPHLPYTGVINSTSSSVTGDIPNIASNVVAQTSWGYDMFYSDTQTSFLNWIATHNSNCQLIDGIGMLVGQAAEAYTVWRGKSPNIEAVLERVK; encoded by the coding sequence ATGGATAAATACGCGGTTTTTGGTAACCCGATAAAGCATTCTAAATCGCCAGAGATTCATGCGCAATTTGCATCTGAACTTAATGAGCAGATTGACTATACCGCTATATTGGCGCCGGTAGATGGCTTTGTCAGTAGTATCAATGCGTTCTTTGCAGATGGCGGACTTGGAGCGAATGTCACTTTACCGTTCAAGGAAGAAGCATTTAATTATGCTGATCTGTTAACTGAGCGGGCAAAATTGGCTGGCGCTGTTAATACATTAAAGCGGCAAGATGATGGAACAGTATTAGGTGATAATACTGATGGTGCTGGCCTAGTATCTGATTTACTGAGACATCAAGTGCAATTACAAGATGCTGTCATTTTGCTCTTGGGCGCTGGTGGTGCAGCAAGAGGGTGTATATACCCATTATTACAGGCTGGCGTTAAATACATCGTAGTAGCAAATCGTACGGTGTCAAAAGCTCAACAACTGGCGAAGCTGTTTGCCCCTTATGGTGAAGTCACAGCTGTGGCACTCAATGAAATCCCACATTTACCTTACACAGGTGTGATAAATTCGACATCCTCGAGCGTCACCGGTGACATACCGAATATTGCAAGTAATGTTGTGGCTCAGACAAGCTGGGGCTACGATATGTTTTATAGCGATACGCAGACGAGTTTTTTAAACTGGATAGCGACACACAATTCAAATTGTCAGCTGATTGACGGTATTGGTATGTTAGTTGGGCAAGCTGCTGAAGCGTACACTGTGTGGCGAGGTAAATCTCCAAATATTGAAGCGGTATTGGAAAGGGTAAAATAA
- a CDS encoding group II truncated hemoglobin, translated as MKQLIKRIFNKDASEDPKTSQNHHAPNPERTPYELIGGDKGALALANRFYDVMESDPYAKPLYDMHPLPLDRIRQVFFEFLSGWLGGPDLFVEKYGHPRLRMRHMPFTINQDLRDQWMYCMDKALDAEIDNPLLREGLRKSLAQLATHMINQD; from the coding sequence ATGAAGCAGTTAATAAAACGTATCTTTAATAAAGATGCAAGTGAAGATCCTAAGACATCGCAAAATCATCATGCACCTAACCCCGAACGCACGCCCTATGAATTAATTGGCGGAGACAAAGGAGCGCTCGCTTTAGCTAATCGCTTTTATGATGTCATGGAGAGTGACCCCTATGCCAAACCACTTTACGATATGCATCCGCTGCCTCTTGATAGGATCCGACAGGTATTTTTTGAATTCTTGTCTGGTTGGTTGGGCGGACCTGACTTATTTGTCGAAAAGTATGGCCATCCGCGCCTCAGAATGCGCCACATGCCGTTTACTATCAACCAAGACCTACGTGACCAATGGATGTATTGCATGGATAAAGCATTAGATGCAGAGATTGATAACCCACTACTGCGTGAGGGCTTAAGAAAGTCGCTTGCACAATTAGCAACACACATGATTAACCAAGACTAG
- a CDS encoding DUF494 family protein → MFDILMYLFENYIHSEADIFVEQNQLTDELVGAGFDQAEIYKALDWLEQLADLQHSDEFPYLNAKPDSAIRIYTTEECRVLDVECRGFLMFVEQIGVVDSTTREMVVDRMLALEKSSICLDDLKWVILMVLFNVPGKEHAYAQMEDLIFEQPSGLLH, encoded by the coding sequence ATGTTTGATATCCTGATGTATTTATTTGAAAATTATATTCACAGCGAAGCGGATATCTTCGTAGAGCAAAATCAATTAACAGACGAACTTGTCGGTGCGGGCTTTGACCAAGCTGAGATTTATAAAGCGCTCGATTGGTTGGAGCAATTAGCAGATCTTCAACACAGTGACGAATTTCCTTACCTAAACGCAAAGCCAGACTCAGCGATACGCATCTATACGACTGAAGAATGCCGAGTGCTCGATGTAGAATGCCGTGGTTTTTTAATGTTTGTTGAGCAAATAGGCGTAGTTGATAGTACGACCAGAGAAATGGTCGTTGACCGTATGTTGGCACTCGAAAAATCATCTATCTGTTTAGATGATTTAAAATGGGTGATTTTAATGGTGCTATTTAACGTACCTGGAAAAGAGCATGCTTATGCACAAATGGAAGACTTAATCTTCGAGCAACCATCAGGGTTACTACACTAA
- the dprA gene encoding DNA-processing protein DprA — translation MEHLSLRDAVALYLCHGIGVSTITALTYKINVSDIFSLSKSALCQLGLNENVAQQIHRIDWFKVDRILAQCAALNIQIIHYFDTHYPDSLTHICSPPWLLFCRGDSALLHQKQIAIVGSRSASRMGMDISYDFAKQLGDAHFVITSGMARGIDGAAHNGALNSTHKTIAVLGTGADVIYPKRHDELYWRIVEHGLIVSEFLPGTKPHGTNFPRRNRIISGLSLGVLLVEAEIKSGSLVTARYAIEQNKEVFAIPGSIRHSLSEGCHFLIKQGAKLTENVSDIIEEVSFLPENSLYIIESEKKQETCPILQNLGYEVTDVDTLAQRTQWPVEQVLARLLDLELEDKVERVLNGYIKLARG, via the coding sequence ATGGAACATTTATCATTGAGAGATGCGGTGGCCTTATATTTGTGCCATGGTATTGGTGTGAGTACTATTACCGCGCTCACATACAAAATCAATGTGTCTGATATTTTTTCACTTTCTAAATCAGCACTTTGCCAGTTAGGGCTAAATGAAAATGTGGCGCAGCAAATACATCGTATCGATTGGTTTAAAGTCGATCGTATTTTAGCGCAATGTGCGGCATTAAATATTCAAATCATTCATTACTTCGATACCCACTATCCAGATTCATTGACGCATATTTGCAGCCCGCCATGGTTACTGTTTTGTCGCGGAGACAGTGCTTTATTGCATCAGAAGCAAATTGCCATTGTTGGCAGCCGAAGTGCATCGCGTATGGGTATGGACATTAGCTATGACTTTGCAAAACAATTAGGCGACGCTCATTTTGTTATCACTTCCGGTATGGCAAGAGGTATAGATGGTGCGGCACATAACGGGGCACTAAACAGCACTCATAAAACGATTGCGGTACTGGGTACTGGTGCAGATGTTATTTATCCTAAGCGTCACGATGAGTTGTATTGGCGTATTGTCGAGCACGGACTTATTGTTAGCGAGTTTTTACCTGGGACAAAGCCTCACGGAACTAATTTCCCCAGACGCAATCGAATCATATCAGGGCTTTCTTTGGGCGTGCTATTGGTTGAAGCCGAGATTAAAAGCGGTTCATTGGTTACTGCGCGATATGCCATTGAGCAAAATAAGGAGGTATTTGCGATCCCAGGCTCAATTCGTCATAGTTTATCTGAAGGGTGTCACTTTTTAATAAAGCAAGGTGCGAAGCTGACTGAAAATGTCAGCGATATTATCGAAGAGGTGAGCTTTTTACCCGAAAACAGTCTATATATTATAGAAAGTGAGAAAAAACAGGAGACTTGCCCCATTTTGCAAAATCTCGGCTATGAGGTAACTGACGTCGATACCTTAGCGCAGAGGACCCAGTGGCCAGTAGAGCAAGTACTTGCGAGATTATTGGACTTAGAGCTTGAAGACAAAGTAGAACGTGTATTAAACGGCTACATCAAATTAGCGAGGGGTTAA
- a CDS encoding Sua5/YciO/YrdC/YwlC family protein, which translates to MSHNENQTAKPQSAIEALQQGELICYPTEAIFGLGCDPDSESAVHKLLALKERPIEKGLILIADNFAQCLAYVDDAKIPMDKRAEIFSAWPGPVTWVLPAKSTTPKWLTGEHTSIAVRVTDHPVVKQLCQDFGKPLVSTSANFSGEEPAMTIDEAKAMFNERVGFYQEGALGGRTAPSQIRDAMTGKVFRS; encoded by the coding sequence ATGAGTCACAATGAAAATCAAACAGCTAAGCCGCAGTCGGCGATTGAAGCATTGCAGCAAGGTGAGCTGATCTGTTATCCCACCGAGGCCATTTTTGGTTTGGGGTGTGATCCGGATAGCGAAAGTGCAGTGCATAAACTGTTAGCATTAAAGGAGCGTCCTATTGAAAAAGGCCTTATCCTAATTGCTGATAATTTTGCTCAATGTTTAGCATATGTCGATGATGCAAAAATTCCGATGGATAAACGTGCAGAGATTTTTTCTGCTTGGCCAGGGCCTGTCACGTGGGTTCTGCCTGCTAAATCGACGACACCTAAATGGCTAACGGGTGAACATACAAGCATTGCTGTTCGTGTGACCGATCACCCCGTCGTTAAGCAATTGTGTCAGGATTTTGGAAAACCGCTTGTATCTACCAGTGCAAACTTTAGTGGTGAAGAACCTGCAATGACCATAGATGAAGCAAAAGCTATGTTTAATGAACGTGTTGGCTTTTATCAAGAGGGAGCGCTCGGCGGCCGTACTGCACCGAGTCAAATTCGTGATGCTATGACAGGTAAAGTATTTAGGAGCTAA
- a CDS encoding LysM peptidoglycan-binding domain-containing protein, whose amino-acid sequence MKSQIAALIMAAAAVSPAIADTLTVKSDAPKRYVVKKGDTLWDISSLYLRSPWKWRQLWQKNPQIDNPHLIYPGDILSLGLDENGNPILIIDKGVRKLSPHVRIIAEKGTAIPTLPLSVLEPYLSYDQALDKDDLAEFPIVLGSDKNFKMSITGHLLYVKGNLLQGGNYGIYRQGDAYKDGSRTLAYETVLVGTARALKSGNIEDGIPSTVKVEAVKREIKAGDFLMPLPQGQDLKATFKMSKPSQPVEGAIIASSNKHSEFGPLSVVVLNVGSEQQLVEGSVLDILRQSPTVVERNGTPKYLEDSSSLDKLIGDIGSWFGEENSEDSTVWHMPSEKVGELMLFKVYDNISYAMVMKTTQPIQVGDSVTN is encoded by the coding sequence ATGAAATCTCAAATTGCAGCCTTGATCATGGCCGCCGCCGCGGTTTCCCCTGCTATTGCCGACACATTAACGGTTAAATCAGACGCACCTAAGCGCTATGTAGTGAAAAAAGGCGACACGCTGTGGGACATTTCGAGTTTATATTTACGTAGCCCATGGAAGTGGCGTCAGTTATGGCAGAAAAATCCACAAATTGATAATCCGCATTTGATTTACCCCGGTGATATTTTATCTTTGGGTTTGGACGAAAATGGTAATCCGATATTAATAATTGATAAGGGGGTAAGAAAACTATCCCCGCATGTGCGTATCATTGCAGAGAAGGGCACTGCAATACCAACGCTTCCTTTATCTGTTTTAGAGCCGTATTTAAGCTATGACCAAGCGCTTGATAAAGATGATTTGGCGGAATTCCCAATTGTACTTGGCTCTGATAAAAACTTTAAAATGAGCATTACCGGTCATTTATTGTATGTGAAGGGTAATTTGTTACAAGGCGGTAATTATGGCATTTACCGTCAGGGCGATGCATACAAAGATGGATCGCGCACTTTGGCTTATGAAACCGTTTTAGTTGGCACAGCTCGGGCTTTAAAGTCAGGGAATATTGAGGATGGGATACCCAGCACGGTAAAAGTTGAGGCAGTTAAGCGCGAGATAAAAGCGGGCGACTTTCTGATGCCACTTCCTCAAGGGCAGGATCTTAAAGCTACTTTTAAAATGAGTAAGCCCAGTCAACCTGTCGAAGGTGCAATTATCGCCAGCAGCAATAAACATAGTGAATTTGGCCCTTTATCGGTCGTGGTACTTAATGTTGGCAGTGAACAGCAATTGGTTGAGGGAAGCGTATTAGATATTTTGCGCCAGTCTCCGACTGTGGTTGAACGTAATGGCACGCCTAAGTACCTCGAAGACTCGAGTAGCCTTGATAAATTAATTGGGGACATTGGGTCTTGGTTTGGTGAGGAAAACAGTGAGGACAGCACTGTTTGGCATATGCCCAGCGAAAAAGTGGGCGAACTAATGCTATTTAAAGTCTATGACAATATAAGTTATGCAATGGTGATGAAGACAACACAGCCTATTCAGGTGGGAGACAGCGTAACCAATTAA
- a CDS encoding DUF1488 domain-containing protein has product MNQAVLFNDDIHFDAALSRLVFTAMVSGMIVPCVIAVPATLEEPLVHFRNHQFDYEMQAEELIEDESYSASGEIELTFL; this is encoded by the coding sequence ATGAATCAAGCGGTCTTATTTAATGATGATATTCACTTTGACGCTGCACTTAGTCGATTAGTTTTTACTGCCATGGTTTCTGGCATGATAGTGCCATGTGTGATTGCGGTACCTGCAACGTTAGAAGAACCATTGGTGCATTTTAGAAATCATCAGTTTGATTATGAAATGCAAGCCGAAGAGCTCATAGAAGATGAAAGCTATTCGGCATCAGGTGAAATAGAGTTAACTTTCCTCTAA
- a CDS encoding gamma carbonic anhydrase family protein: MMLRTYKGIAPKLSEGVYVDESAVLVGDISIGKHSSVWPLVAARGDVNYITIGERTNVQDGSVLHLTRKSQTNPEGYPLIIGDDVTVGHKVMLHGCKLGNRILVGMGAIVMDNVTVEDDVIIGGGALVPPNKTLESGYLYVGSPVKQARKLTNQELAFLKVSAQNYVELKDEYLEES; the protein is encoded by the coding sequence ATCATGTTAAGAACGTATAAAGGTATCGCCCCTAAGTTATCAGAAGGGGTATATGTAGATGAAAGCGCAGTTTTGGTTGGCGATATTAGTATTGGCAAGCATAGCAGTGTGTGGCCATTAGTGGCCGCACGTGGCGATGTCAATTATATTACCATTGGTGAACGCACCAATGTTCAAGATGGCAGCGTTTTACATTTAACACGTAAAAGTCAAACAAACCCTGAAGGTTACCCTTTGATCATCGGTGATGATGTGACTGTTGGCCATAAAGTTATGCTGCACGGCTGTAAACTAGGTAATCGCATCTTGGTCGGTATGGGTGCGATTGTCATGGACAATGTCACCGTTGAAGATGATGTCATTATTGGTGGCGGTGCGCTAGTCCCTCCTAATAAAACACTGGAATCTGGCTATTTATATGTTGGCAGTCCCGTCAAGCAAGCTCGCAAGTTAACAAACCAAGAGCTCGCTTTTTTAAAAGTCTCCGCGCAAAATTACGTAGAGCTTAAAGATGAGTATTTAGAGGAAAGTTAA
- a CDS encoding methyl-accepting chemotaxis protein: MRVKSIQHKIYALLAITGVLVLIASILSNSSQQKNLAEQTVETNIRLLADNYFDSINTMMLTGTMSNRHILGEKLRNHDNIEDAHIVRGEQVNKLYGQGNPNEYPQTDAEHAALKGEELLVIEQSGDKRVMTYLKPMVASADYKGTNCLGCHQALEGDVLGAVKISYSLSDIDNTVDTNTVFSTALLSTIFATAFIILGILFRKLFIVRLKRLGKTMRLATSNQDLSLRIDDDIDDELGRLATNFNKMMAAFKESIAEVSRSSKILIHSAEHIYTAAETTEEAIQAQKQGTDSVAAAINQLESSSSEVKNTTHFASEKSDSSNHLAEQSMSIAHTTEQSINQLADDIRDAANQVSQLQTQTLAVGKVLEVISSIAEQTNLLALNAAIEAARAGEAGRGFAVVADEVRTLATRTHDSTDEIRRTIDKLQQEAQQTVGAMTASCAEADDRAQQVQQVAQALKDISSQMHEINALNVQIADATEQQNQAAEEINQSVVAIRDNAEQSLEDAHGSKRVSEELLELARSLDEQVRGFKLD; encoded by the coding sequence ATGCGTGTGAAGTCTATTCAACATAAAATATATGCCCTGCTTGCTATTACTGGTGTGTTGGTACTCATAGCCAGTATCCTAAGCAATAGTAGTCAGCAAAAAAACCTCGCCGAGCAAACTGTCGAAACCAATATTCGGTTGCTGGCCGATAATTACTTCGATTCTATCAATACTATGATGCTCACCGGCACTATGTCTAATCGGCATATTCTCGGGGAAAAGCTCCGTAACCATGACAATATTGAAGATGCTCACATCGTGCGTGGAGAGCAAGTCAATAAGCTTTATGGCCAAGGAAATCCAAACGAATATCCACAAACGGATGCTGAGCATGCAGCCCTCAAAGGTGAAGAACTATTAGTCATCGAGCAAAGCGGTGATAAACGGGTAATGACTTACCTAAAGCCCATGGTTGCCAGTGCTGATTACAAAGGCACAAATTGCTTAGGTTGCCATCAAGCGCTAGAAGGTGACGTGTTAGGTGCGGTCAAAATCAGCTACTCTCTGAGCGATATTGATAATACTGTCGATACAAATACCGTTTTTAGTACTGCACTGCTAAGTACTATCTTTGCCACTGCATTCATCATTTTAGGTATCTTGTTCCGCAAATTGTTTATCGTTCGCCTAAAGCGGCTTGGCAAAACCATGCGCCTTGCTACCTCAAACCAAGATTTAAGTTTACGTATCGATGATGACATCGACGATGAGCTAGGTCGACTTGCTACTAACTTCAACAAAATGATGGCTGCCTTTAAAGAGAGCATTGCCGAAGTGTCCCGTTCATCAAAAATTTTGATCCATTCAGCAGAGCATATATACACCGCAGCTGAAACCACGGAAGAAGCGATACAAGCACAAAAACAAGGAACAGATTCGGTCGCCGCAGCAATCAATCAACTGGAAAGCTCATCGAGTGAAGTAAAAAACACCACCCACTTTGCCTCTGAAAAGTCAGACAGTAGTAATCACCTTGCTGAGCAAAGCATGTCGATTGCCCACACCACAGAGCAAAGCATCAACCAATTAGCCGATGATATTCGAGATGCTGCTAATCAAGTCAGCCAATTGCAAACACAAACATTGGCCGTTGGCAAAGTGCTAGAGGTGATAAGCAGTATCGCAGAGCAAACGAATTTGCTCGCGCTGAACGCTGCTATAGAAGCCGCACGCGCAGGAGAAGCTGGCAGAGGGTTTGCAGTGGTTGCCGATGAAGTGAGAACTCTGGCAACCCGTACTCATGACTCAACCGATGAGATACGCCGCACCATAGATAAGTTACAACAAGAAGCACAGCAGACCGTCGGCGCAATGACGGCTTCCTGCGCAGAGGCAGATGATCGCGCACAGCAAGTGCAACAGGTTGCTCAAGCGCTAAAGGATATTTCATCTCAAATGCATGAGATCAATGCGCTCAATGTGCAAATCGCCGATGCCACGGAGCAACAAAATCAGGCTGCTGAAGAGATAAACCAAAGTGTTGTCGCCATTCGGGATAATGCCGAACAATCTTTGGAAGATGCCCATGGTAGTAAACGAGTCAGTGAAGAACTACTCGAGTTAGCCCGCTCTTTGGACGAACAAGTGCGAGGATTCAAATTAGACTAA
- a CDS encoding DNA topoisomerase family protein, producing MSKIDHSLFNADKHALEKEYEICPKCGSELVVKHSKNGAFLGCANYPTCDYMRAFAHHESNEIKVLDDAPCPECGRALVIRNGRYGMFIGCTGYPECDFIVHEEEEQADSLPQCPKCNKGHLQKRQNKYGKFFYACDAYPKCKYSLNQYPVAHQCEQCDWPVMVQKKRAGKAMLQCPQKACQHMIEDPYESQ from the coding sequence ATGAGTAAAATTGATCACTCTCTTTTTAATGCAGACAAACATGCATTAGAGAAAGAGTATGAGATCTGTCCTAAATGTGGTTCAGAGCTGGTGGTCAAACACTCCAAAAATGGGGCATTTCTCGGTTGTGCCAATTACCCAACATGCGATTATATGCGTGCGTTTGCTCATCATGAGAGTAACGAAATCAAAGTGCTAGATGATGCACCTTGTCCAGAGTGTGGTCGAGCATTGGTGATCAGGAATGGTCGATACGGCATGTTTATTGGGTGTACAGGTTACCCAGAATGTGACTTCATTGTGCATGAAGAAGAGGAACAAGCTGATTCGCTTCCTCAGTGCCCTAAGTGCAATAAAGGGCATTTACAGAAAAGACAGAACAAGTACGGCAAGTTTTTTTATGCGTGTGATGCTTATCCTAAATGCAAATATAGTTTGAACCAGTATCCCGTCGCACATCAGTGTGAGCAATGTGATTGGCCTGTAATGGTGCAAAAAAAGCGGGCTGGAAAAGCTATGTTACAATGCCCGCAAAAAGCTTGTCAGCATATGATTGAGGATCCCTATGAGTCACAATGA
- the def gene encoding peptide deformylase — protein sequence MAKLEVLKFPDERLRTVAKPVEEVNDEIRQIVKDMLETMYDENGVGLAATQVDIHQRIVVIDVSEERNEPYVLINPEIISSEGTMVCEEGCLSVPYSYAKVDRAEKVTVKALNEHGEEYQFDAQELLSNCVQHELDHLAGKLFIDYLSPLKRQRIKKKIEKEARLAAKA from the coding sequence ATGGCAAAGTTAGAAGTGCTTAAATTTCCCGATGAGCGTTTGCGTACAGTGGCAAAGCCTGTGGAAGAAGTAAATGATGAAATCCGTCAAATCGTTAAAGACATGCTAGAAACCATGTATGACGAAAACGGTGTTGGTTTAGCTGCAACGCAAGTTGATATTCATCAGCGCATTGTCGTCATTGATGTGTCAGAAGAGCGCAACGAGCCATACGTTTTAATAAACCCAGAAATCATCTCATCAGAAGGCACTATGGTTTGCGAGGAAGGCTGTTTATCAGTGCCTTACTCTTATGCAAAAGTAGATCGCGCGGAAAAAGTCACCGTAAAGGCACTTAACGAACATGGTGAAGAGTACCAATTCGATGCACAAGAACTGCTGTCTAATTGCGTGCAACATGAGCTAGACCACCTTGCTGGCAAGCTGTTTATTGATTACTTGTCGCCACTAAAGCGCCAACGCATCAAGAAGAAAATTGAAAAAGAAGCACGCCTAGCGGCAAAAGCATAA
- the fmt gene encoding methionyl-tRNA formyltransferase: protein MSNPLRIVFAGTPDFAARHLQALLDSHHDVVAVYSTPDKPAGRGKKLKASEVKTLALEHDLPVIQPASLKSDEAAQQLAALNADVMVVVAYGLLLPKAILETPKLGCLNVHGSILPRWRGAAPIQRAIWAGDKETGVTIMQMDEGLDTGDMLHIATCPIDAHETSASLYAKLAELGPSALVETLDALGAGNITPEVQDDASSNYAKKLSKQEADIDWTMDAEQIERNIRAFNPWPMCFTQMQSQTVKIWQASVIDQQGEAGTVLSADKQGIVVACGTHALQITQLQPQGKKPMSAQDFLNGRAEWVTPGNKVGA from the coding sequence GTGAGTAACCCTTTGCGTATAGTATTTGCGGGCACGCCAGATTTTGCTGCACGCCACCTTCAAGCATTGCTCGACTCCCATCATGACGTGGTCGCAGTGTACAGCACACCAGACAAACCAGCTGGTCGCGGAAAAAAACTAAAAGCCAGTGAAGTGAAAACACTTGCTTTAGAACATGACCTGCCAGTTATCCAGCCAGCCTCCTTAAAAAGCGACGAAGCGGCTCAACAACTGGCTGCGTTAAATGCTGATGTGATGGTCGTGGTTGCCTATGGGCTTTTACTACCAAAAGCCATATTGGAGACGCCTAAACTTGGCTGCCTTAACGTGCACGGTTCAATCTTACCTCGTTGGCGTGGCGCAGCCCCCATTCAACGTGCTATTTGGGCTGGAGATAAAGAAACCGGCGTGACCATCATGCAAATGGATGAAGGCTTGGATACAGGTGATATGCTACATATCGCCACGTGCCCGATAGACGCTCACGAAACCAGTGCAAGTCTATATGCCAAGCTTGCTGAGTTGGGGCCCTCGGCCTTGGTAGAGACTTTAGACGCGCTTGGTGCAGGAAATATCACGCCAGAAGTTCAGGATGACGCATCTTCGAACTATGCTAAAAAGTTGTCTAAACAAGAAGCCGATATCGACTGGACAATGGACGCAGAACAAATTGAGCGCAATATCAGAGCATTCAACCCCTGGCCAATGTGCTTTACGCAGATGCAATCGCAGACAGTAAAAATTTGGCAGGCAAGCGTCATCGATCAACAAGGCGAAGCTGGCACCGTGCTCAGCGCAGATAAGCAAGGCATTGTCGTTGCTTGTGGCACCCATGCTTTACAAATTACCCAACTTCAACCTCAAGGCAAAAAGCCAATGTCGGCTCAAGACTTTTTAAATGGCCGTGCTGAGTGGGTTACACCAGGTAATAAGGTAGGTGCCTAA
- the hemF gene encoding oxygen-dependent coproporphyrinogen oxidase: MSKVNLETVKEFLLQLQDAICAGLEKADGSGKFVEDKWERVEGGGGRTRVLRGGDVIEQGGVNYSHVFGASMPASATAHRPELAGRSFHACGVSLVIHPKNPHIPTSHANVRFFIAEKEGEEPIWWFGGGFDLTPFYPHLEDVKHWHQVAKDLCDPFGDDVYPRYKKWCDDYFYLKHRDETRGVGGLFFDDLNEWGFDKSFAFMKAVGEGFLPAYIPIMERRKASPVTEQEREFQLYRRGRYVEFNLVWDRGTLFGLQSGGRTESILMSMPPLARWEYDFTPEAGSNETKLYEHYLKPQDWLNIDSLS, translated from the coding sequence GTGAGCAAAGTGAACTTAGAAACGGTCAAGGAATTCTTGTTGCAACTGCAAGATGCTATTTGTGCTGGTCTAGAAAAAGCTGACGGCAGCGGCAAATTTGTGGAAGATAAGTGGGAGCGTGTAGAAGGCGGTGGTGGTCGAACACGAGTACTTAGAGGGGGAGACGTCATTGAACAAGGTGGGGTAAATTACTCTCATGTTTTTGGCGCGTCTATGCCTGCATCTGCTACAGCGCATCGACCTGAATTAGCAGGGCGAAGCTTCCATGCCTGTGGCGTTTCTTTGGTTATTCACCCAAAAAACCCACATATACCCACCAGTCATGCGAATGTGCGTTTTTTCATTGCTGAAAAAGAAGGTGAAGAACCGATTTGGTGGTTTGGTGGTGGTTTTGATTTAACGCCGTTTTATCCGCATTTGGAAGATGTTAAGCACTGGCATCAAGTTGCAAAAGACCTATGTGACCCATTTGGTGATGACGTGTACCCGCGTTATAAAAAGTGGTGTGATGATTATTTTTACTTAAAGCATCGAGATGAAACCCGAGGTGTGGGTGGCTTGTTTTTTGATGATCTGAACGAGTGGGGCTTTGATAAGAGTTTTGCCTTTATGAAAGCTGTTGGTGAAGGTTTTTTACCCGCTTATATTCCCATCATGGAACGCAGAAAGGCTTCCCCTGTGACTGAGCAAGAGCGCGAATTTCAGCTCTACCGTCGTGGGCGCTATGTTGAATTTAACTTAGTTTGGGACAGAGGCACATTATTTGGCTTGCAAAGTGGTGGTCGTACGGAGTCCATCTTGATGTCAATGCCGCCCTTAGCAAGATGGGAATATGATTTCACCCCAGAGGCGGGGTCAAACGAAACTAAGTTATATGAACATTATTTAAAACCACAAGATTGGTTGAATATAGACTCGCTCTCATAA